CTCTTCATACACCCCTTATGTCGGGCTCAAACGCGATATCCGGTATTACCATAGTCGGCGCAATTATTTCCGCGGGCACCCAGCATACCTGGCTTACAACCGTGCTCGGCTTTCTGGCGGTTGTTTTCGCCGTGATCAACGTGGTCGGCGGATTCATGGTAACAAACAGAATGTTAGCAATGTTCAAAAGGAAGGATTAAGGAATGTCTCCCGGACTGGTAAACATAGCGTATCTGATAGCGGCAGCTTTATTTATCATCGGCCTGAAAGGGCTTTCTCATCCCAGGACCGCGGTAAGGGGAAACTTGCTCGGCGCTCTGGGCATGCTGATTGCGATTGTAGTTACTCTGCTCGATAAAAATATTGTCGGATTCGGTGTAATATTCGCGGGATTAATTATCGGCAGCGGCATAGGTGCCGTGCTGGCGATCAGGATACAGATGACCGCGATGCCCCAGCTGGTGGCCCTTTACAACGGTTTCGGCGGTATAGCCTCGGTCTTCGTAGCCGGTGCTGCCCTGTTCGAAGCGGGGCATCTCGCAGGTACTCCGTTAACGGTGAACGCGGACACCCAGTTTTCCCTTTCTATTTTTGCTTCCGGGTTTATCGGGGCTATTACATTCTGGGGGAGCCTGGTTGCTTTCGGAAAACTTCAGGGATTGACTAATGAGGGCTCTGTCCGCTACCCCGGAGATCAGGTAGTTAAAATCGCGCTGGCAATATTAATGATTATCCTGGCTTATGTAATGGTTGTCTATCCGTTATCATCGACACCGTATTGGTTGATGGTAATCATGGCGTCATTGCTGGGCATTCTGGTTGTTATACCCATTGGCGGGGCCGACATGCCTGTGGTAATCGCCATTTTGAACTCCCTGTCGGGACTCGCCGCTGCGGCGACGGGATTCGTTTTATATAACACCGTACTCATAGTCGCTGGTACGCTGGTGGGCGCTTCAGGAATAATCCTGACATTGATTATGTGTAAGGCGATGAACCGTTCCATAGCCGATGTGCTTTTCGGCACATTCGGCGCCGCTGCGGACGGTCCGTCTTCTGACGATGTTTATGCCGGAAAGGTCAAATCGACATCCGCCGAGGAAGTCGCCATGCTGCTCGAAGGAGCGCGCAAGGTTGTGGTGGTCCCCGGATACGGAATGGCTGTAGCTCAGGCTCAGCACGCTGTAAGGGAGCTTTTCGATCTTCTCGAGAAACACGGTATAACCATGGAGTTCGCCATACACCCGGTCGCGGGACGTATGCCGGGCCACATGAACGTCCTTCTGGCGGAGGCCGATATACCTTATGACAGGCTCAAGGATATGGACGATATTAATCCGGGTTTCAAGCAAGTGGACGTTGCCATTGTAATCGGCGCCAATGACGTTGTTAACCCCGTGGCGAGAACAGACCCCAAGAGCCCGATAGCCGGTATGCCGATACTCGATGTCGATTACGCAAAAACCGTTGTAGTTATCAAGAGGAGTCTCAGCCCCGGATTCGCGGGAATTCCCAACCCTTTATTCGCCGCGGATAATACCCTCATGCTCTTCGGCGACGCCAAGAAGATGGTCGATGAGATGGTGAAGAGTGTAAAAGAGGATATGGGCTAGGAATTTCTTCTCATGAGTCCTTTTTTATTCTGCCCGGTTTGTCGAGAGGGGATTCAATTTCCCCAAATAGTATCCTTTTTCCGTTGTTTTCATCCCTGATGTGTCAAGCGTTTGTAACCGAGTTTTTGAATCCCGTCTCACGCATTTGACCTGCGCGTATTCCGCAATCATTTGTACATTAAATTGTAAATTAATATACCTTTCTAGAGTTATTGTATTATAATATGTAATATAAACAGGTGGATAAGGTGTAAAATGCCCTGGAATGGTAATGATACATATGTTATTTGCGAGGATTGCGGAGCAGTTTGCGTTAGGTTCGGATGGTTCAACCGAGTTTTAAGCGTGCTGCTCTACAGAAGATTTAAGTGCTGTCTCTGCTCGAATAAAGATTCGCTGTGCCCTAATTGCCGCAAATATAAAAACAGGGCTGAACGTCTGAAACCGGAATAATGTTTCCGGGTTGGATTTCAAGAATGCGGCAGTCAGAGCTTAAGTTCTTTTTTCCCATTTAATTATTTTCAAATCGAGAACGAATATTGAGTAGAAAACCGGGACGAGTACGAGCTCGATGACCGTGGCAAGGGCAAGGCCTCCTATCTGGGCATAGCAGAGGGGCTGCCATAGAGGCCCTCCGTGAATGGCAAGCGGAAAAAGGGCGAGTATAGTAGCGCCTACTGTTATCAATATCGGTCTGAGACGCTCAATTCCCGCATCCAGAAGCGAGTCCTTGAAATCTTCCCCTTCGCTGTGCTTTTCCTCGATGTAGTCAAAGAGGACTATGACGTGGCTCACTATTACGCCTACGAGGCTCGCAATACCGAGGAACGCCATAAAACCGAAAGGCTCGCGCATAATTAATAGAGCGGTAAGCGACCCGACTACACCGTAGGGAACTGCCGCGAAAACAAGGAACGGTTTCAGCGCATTATTGAACTGAAGCACAAGGGCCAGGAATATGGCTATGACCGAAATACCGAGGACCATTGTGAGGTTTCTAAAACCTTTGACCTGTTTAGATTTCTCTCCGGCCCATACAAATCTATAACCGGGCGGCAAAGAGTCGATAAATTCGTCAATCTCCTTTTCGGCTTTGCTCAGGATTGTCGAAGGAAGCTCCCCGGGTTCGGGGAATGCGATCACGGAGATCGTGCGGAAATGCTCGCGTCTCGCAATCCTCGATGTATTCATTCCGTAGTCTATTGATGAAACTTCCATCAGGGGGATTTTCGTCTCGTTGTCCCCGCCGTAAACATAGAGACTTTGAAGATCCGAGAGCTCGGCCCTTTCATCGATCCTGAGCCTGGCCACAACGGGAATCTGTTTGTCCCCTTCCCTGAATGAAGTGACCTGAGCGCCGCTCAGTCCCGCGGCGGAGGATACGGCGATGTCTTGATTCGTTATTCCGGATAAGTTGGCGCGGTCGGGATCGACCTTTAAGCTGACTATAAAGCTCTCTTCAAACCAGTCGTCTCTTACCCCCATTGTGCCCGGCGTATTCCGTAATATCGTTTTTAGTTCGCCCGATAGTCTCCTCAGAGTCTCAATGTCGGCGGCTTCAGCTTCGGGATCGGAAGATATGTTGGCCTGCCCCGAAAGGTGCATTTCAATCGGATAGTCGATGGCGTTTAACTGAAGCTGTCTTACCTCGAAATAAGCGCCGGGGATCTTTTCGGTAAGCGCTTTCTGAAAGATCGGGGCAAGCTCAGGAGTGGCTTTTTTATCTTTCAGCTTGATTATGAGCTGGGCATAGTTTTTCTGTCTCTGCTCGGGCGCGACTGTGTACCAGAATCTGGGACCCCCTCCGCCAATGAAAGAAGTTACCGATTCGAGCTGATTTTCCTCCTTTTTGCCATCCGCATGGGCAGCGGCGGTCTCCCGGATGACATTCTCGGCTTTACTGGCTACCTCGTTCGTGTTGGAAAGAGTGGTTTCGTTCGGAAGCCACACGTCGACATACGATAGATACTGGACATCTTCCGGGAAGAACGAGGTCTTTAGATTCATGATTACTATCCCGCCTAGTGCGAAGACCACGATGGAAAACAGCAGAACACGCTTCCTGTGGTTAATAGCGTATCTGCCCGTTCTGTAGTAAAAGCCGTAAAATCCCTTTTTTCTCTTTTCCTCTATAGTAGGCTCTCCGCTTTTTCTCGGTCTCAGCAGGTAGTAGGCGAGGAATGGGACGAATGACATCGATACGATTCTTGATGAGACGAGGGCGCTTGCCATGACTACAGGTAGGCTGGATATGAATTCTCCCGTCGTTCCGGTGAGAAGGAGGTACGGGATATATGCCACGATATTCGTGACGGTTGCAAACATTATCGCACGGGCGAGCTTCGTAGGCCCGAGCCATGAGGCAACAACGGGTGGATGACCTATTGCAAGATTACTTTTTATAGCATCGTTTGCGACCACCGGATCATCCACCAGGAGCCCGAGCGCAATTATAAGAGTAGCTATCGAGACCTGCTGAAGCTCAATTCCGAGCAGGTTCATAAATCCGAACGTCATGGCAAGGGTCAAAGGAATTGAGATGGCCATCAGCAGAGCGGAGCGCCATTCACGAAAACCGATCAAGGCGACCAGAACCACCAGGACTATGGCTTCAATAAGCGCCTCCATGAAGAGGCTAAGGTTTTCGCTCACCTGAAGGGGCTGGTCCGAGGTCTTGGCTATAATCAGGTCATCGGGGATTATATGCTGGAGCTCCGCCTTCGCTTCATCCAGCGCCTGACCGAATTTGCCTATCTGGTCACCCGAGCGCATCTGCACCGCAAGGGTTACGGCACGGCTCCTCTGCCATTTGCCCGATTCGTCCCGCCACATGTAGTAGTTCAAAAAAGTGGGCGGGCTTTGATACCCTCTCACGATTTCAAAAATATCACGCAGATAGACGGGCACGCCGTCCGCTGTCTCGGTAATTGCTACATTCCCTATCTCCCTTACATCGGTGAATTCGCCCGAGGGATATACAATTACTTCCGTGCCGCCTATGTCGAGCACTCCCCCTGGCAGATCGGTATTCCGGGCGTTCAGGGTATTCTTTATATCGGCCGGAAGGATGCCGTATGATGCAAGCACGTCCTGGGAGTATTCGAGATAGACTCTCTGTGGAAGAACTCCGGAGCGCTCTATGATCGAGACCTCCTCAACCGACTGAAGCGTCTCGGCAATGAGTTCGGTAACATCCTCAAGCTCCGTGTAAGTATATTTATCCCCGGCCACGGATTGCAGAGTTTCTTCCGTTTCCTCAGGACTGGCTATGAGTACGGGCTCCCAGGCATCAATATGAAACCCCGAGAGACCGAGTTTTTCTTTCGAGAAATTTCGGGTGAACGCGAGAAATGTTTTCTCGTCAGTTAAGACCGAAGCGTCGAGTCCTATGAATCCGGAACCTTTTATGATGCGAGGATCCTCGGCAATTCCCTTTTCAAGCAATGATATTGAAAGCAGTTCGAATACGCTCTCGATGCTGTCGGTATCGACCGCGCCCGGAAAGGCAAGTATAAATGTCATGCGTTCTGACGTTTCATGTTCGGACGCTCGGGAGCGCACTGCCTCGATAGACTTTTCGATATTCCGGGCGCGTATAGCGATCTCGATTTCGCTTTCCTTGGGGCTGGCTACGGTAAGCATCATGGCTGCCGTATTTCCGAAGCCGCTATTGAACTGAATTGGGCCTGCGCCTTCGGGCAGGCGATTATTTAAATAGTCGAGCCTGAGATTTATGTCGTTGAACTCTTTTGTCGTATCCTTCAGACCTTCCGACAGCTGGACTTGTACAATAGAAACCCCGGGTAGTGAAATTGATTTGATCGCGAATTCGTCCCCGGGGTCGGGCTCGTGCAGGGAGGAATTCTGGGCGATTGTTTCTTCTATAGGTTTAGTGACGAGCTGTTCTACTTTTTCGGCGTCAGCGCCCGGCCACGGGCATATAGCGACAGCGACGAGGACCGGTATATCGGGGTCCTTTTGCTTGGGCATTACAATATAGCTGTAGGCGCCCCATGCAAGCACTGCTATCATAAGAACCCAGGAGATTGAGCGATTCTCGGTAAAATAGCGTGCAGTGTTGTGTTTATTTGCGATTAGGTCTTTGTCTTTGGGATGGGGCATTTTCTTTTTTTCTGAAGCACGGTTGTTCCGGATATCAGCGCCGGAGATATTATTTTAAAATTATATACCGCAGAATTTCCACTACCTGAGCCGGCGTCCTCGTAGTCGCCCGGGCCGCGGCGTCCACTTCCTTGAGCGCATGGTCATGTTCCTCGTCGTGGAGAGTTATAACAGGTTTTCCCAAAGCGCTTGCGTACCCCGCGTCGAACGCCGCATTCCACTGCTTATATTTGGGGCCGAATCTGACAATTACAATATCAGAATTAATTATCAGGGTATTGGTCCTTATGGAATTTATTCCGGCCCCCTTTCTGTCGCGCCAGAAATTCGAGTCCTCGTCCCCGAGTATCTGAACCCCGCACATATCGCTCGCTTCATGATCCGTGATCGGTGAGTGAAACCTTAGGGGAAGTCCCGAAGAGCCCTCAATAACTCGCTCCCTCCAGTCTGAGTGTATTTCGCCGGAAAGATATACGTTCCAGATGTGTCCGGTCATATTATCATCCTCCTTGGGACTGTCTGAGCGACATCTGTTAAATGATTTACCCTTCTAATTCACAACAGGGGCCCGTCTGCAATCAGATCCTACGGTATTACATTTACCTCCTGGCCGTCATGAACAATCTGAGCGCCCATTACTATTACCTCCTCGCCCCTTTCGAGCCCTTCGGCTACTGCTATCATGTTCCCGTAAACGCTGCCGAGCCCTATGTCTTTTTTCCTGGCAATGGTTTTTCCGTCACGCCGCTCGGTGACGTAAACCGCGTAACCGTCCTTATTATTTTCGGAGCGCACGACTGAATTCAGGGGCAGGAGTATGGCAGGTTCATTCCCGCCCGCAGGGTCAAGTGCGAGAGAGGCTATCATGCCCGGTTTGAGGAGATTTTCAGGGTTGGGGACTGTAATCTCTATATTGAACACTCTCGTTCTCTGGTTTGCTGAAGGCGCTATTTCGGTCACCCTGCCGAGGAAAATAGTATCTTTTATCGACTCGGTAGTAACAGCCATTTCCTCGCCTAGCTTTATATCGCCCAGAATTACATCCGGCACTGAAAACAGAACTTTGACGGAGCTTAAGTCCGCTATGACGAATGCTCTTGTTCCCGGTCTCACATAGCTCCCTACTTCAATATCACGTTTCAGGACCATTCCGTTCATGGGTGGCCTGAGCGTGCAGTAAGCGAGATTCTGCTCTGCTGCCACTACCTGCGCCTTGCCCCCTTTTACCTGGGCCGCCGCTACCTGGTACTCTTTCCTGTCTCGTTCGTAATCGGGCGCCGTGATGCTTTTGGTTGAGTACAGGATTGACGCCCTGTTGAAATCTTCCGTGCCCTTCTCGAGCGAAGCCTGCGCCTCGGCAAGCTGAGCCCTGGCCTCAACCACCTTGGAGAGGTATTCGGTCTGGTCAATCGCGGCAAGCGGCGTCCCTTTTAAAACTTCGTCTCCCTCCTGGACATCCCGCAAACGCCCTTCCACTCCCTCTACCTGAAGTATTTCCTGAACATAGCCCTCGACCTTGAAATCAAGCTCTACCTGCGTGTAGGGATTCACGGTCGCTGTATAGCTTAGAGCGCCCTTTACATTCTGAGGTTCTGCAGTTTGTACTCGGACGGGTGTAACGGCCTTATCGTAGTCATCTCCGCCGCATCCGATAAGGGCAGTAACTGCGATTGATAATGCTCCGGCAATAGAGATGTATTTATTTCTCATTCACTCTTCTCCCATCGCTTTTTCGAGCTCCGCTCGCGCCGTCCAGTATCCGAGCACTGCCTTTTGATAAGCGCTGTTCTTCTCCTCAAGCGAGGACTCCGCCTCGAGCACCCCCTGGAGGAGCGCCGAGCCTTCCCTGTATTTATTCATCTCCACACGGAGCCTCTCCCTTGCGGCCGCCTGCTCCATTTCCGTAACATTTATGAGCACGGCGGCTTCCTCAAGCTTACGTATCTTTGAGTTTACGTCAATAAGCACAGTGGATTCGGCCTCATCGAGCTCATTTCTCGCTTGAAGCACGCCCCTTTTTTTCTCCGCTATCTCTTTTTGCTTTCGTCCCCAGTCGAATACGTCCCATTTTGCAAAGAGGCCGATAGTAGCGATGTTTTCAGGCAAGAGCTCAATATCCGGGTTTGCCGTATACTGAAACTCCACTCCGATTTCCGGAATATACTTGGACTTTTTCAGGCGCACTTCATTTTCGGCGAATTCAATGCCCAATTTTGCGGCTCTTACCTCCGGGCGCTGGAAGAGCGCCAGCTCTTCAGCGTTTTCGATGTCTATGACAATAGGTTCTGCGCTGGGTACGGGAGTGACCGCAAAGGGTGTTTCTATATCCCGGCCCATAAGATTGTTTAATCGCTCCTTCTCGGTCGCGAGCTCATTTCTGAGTTTAAACTCATCGTATTCCGCCCTGCCAAGTCTGGCTTTTACCTCCAGACTCTCAGATTCGAGTGCCCTTTCTACCTCAACGTATCGATTGACTAATATATAGAGTTCCTTCAGAAAGACTATTTTTTCCTGGACGGCTTCGAGAGAGCTCTGGGATTTTAGAATATTGTAGTATTCCTTTTTTACCCTGTCAGCAACTTCCTGACGTCTGAATCTAAGGTCCTCGCCCGAAAGCTCTTTTTGCACTTCCCTCTGTCTTACCAGAAGCGATATTTCATATAGATGGGAAATGGGCTGTCCTACCGTGGCCGTTAGAAATGTGGTAAAGTCCGGTGCCGTCCGGATTTTAACTGTCTCGGCGGGTATAGGGCCGATTCCGGCGAAATCACCGAAGACTCCTTTCTGAAACGTGAACGCTTCTTCGGTCAGGTGATAAAGCTCATACAAGCTGAAGTCGAATTCAGGAAAAAGTCTAGTGCGCGCGGCTTTTATGGCATCACCGGCTTTCTCTACCTCGAGAAGCGCGTTGTCGATATTCTTGTTATCGCGGAACGCTATGTCGAGGGCTTCTTCAAGAGTTAATATCTCTATTTCCTCCGCTGCCGGTATTTCCGGTTCGTCCGGGTTCACGTCCTCGCACAGAGCTGTCATCGGTATCAGCAGAAGGAAGAGGATAGTAGCGGGAAAAGATGCGATGAGATAATTCGATATTGTTTTAAAGCTGAACAGATCTCCCGCTCCGCTTTCATTCAACATTGGTAAGGTTGATCTCACAGTGTGCGGTATACGGTCCGCGGCGGTGTCGATATTTAGCAGCATTCCATCAATCCTCCCTGCTGAATTATCCTTAATACGCAGAATTCTTTCAAACATGACTATGTTGATTTATATTATAGTAAGATACGCGATGAAATGAAGTCCTGATTACTTCTATTCGGGTTACAGAGGGGAATTTGCATGACCTGTTTATAACTTATATAAATCTGGTAAGCTAGAACATACCGCCCGGGGTCGGGGTTTAATGTTAGGCTTGTGTAATTTTATTGTGCGTTGCACAATAAGCCGGGATGTTATCTAAATTGTAGAATTCTCGCTCCGCAAATTAAAATATTCAACAATTTCGGCGCGATATCAGCATATTAGTTGATTTGTCAAGTACTTATATTATAATCATGTTTCCTTTTTTAAGTTTTGCAAAGCAAAAAAAGCCAAGTAAGGAGAAGGAGATCAATGAGTACCGTTCATAATTTACCGAAAGGATCTTTAAAGTCCGTATCTGCGCCGAGGAGCCTGCAGATTAGAAATGATCTGGAGAGCGAATATTCCGATATTTACACTCCCCAGGTTCTCGATGCGTTAAAGGCGCTATCGGTTTTTAACAAAGACCAGAAAATGCTTATGGAAAAAAGGTATGCCAGAAGAGCGCAGCGCTTTCGCAATAAAGAAAGGATACGGTTTCTCAATCCTGAGGATTTTATACCCCGCACAAATATAAAGGTACAGGACGCAAGGGACGGGAAGTTTGTGGGTTCCGACATATCGCATGATCTGGAGAGACAGTGGATTCAGGGCACAGGGCCCGCGGCAAAGCCGAATACTTCTATAGAAAAAAGCATACGCAACGTTGCATACGCGCTATTATCAGGAGCTGACGGATGGATGTTCGACGGAGAGGACGCGCTCGGTCAGATCAATACCATGTCTCTCGATAATCAGCGGAACCTTAAGCTTGCGATTAATAAAGATCCTGTATTCATGGATACGGCGGAGCGGATCTCCAGGGATATGAACGAGTGGGCACAGGGATTTTTCGGACGCGATATAATCACGGACTGGAGGAAGCAGCTCGACTTTACAACTAAAATTTTCCGCGCCCGCGGACTGCATCTTGACGACAGACACATAAGGGATGAGAACGGTATCGCGCTTTCGGCTTCAATTGTCGATGTTGTGCTCTATATAGTTAACAACTACAGGGAGCTTCAGAGTGCGGGTTCTTCCATTGTTCTTTATCTCCCCAAGATTCAGACCGCCGAAGAAGCGGCATTCTGGAACGAACTCCTTACCGCACTTGAAGATCATCTCGATATACCTGTGGGCTCTATAAAGGTCTATGTGCTTATAGAACAGCTCGAAGCTACTTTTCAGCTTATGGAAATACGCGCGGCTCTCGGCAGGCATTTCGTGGGATTCAATACCGGAAGATGGGATTACATCAACAGCGTGTCGGACGCAATGGCCTGGGACGCGACATTTATCAATCCTAATATCGAATCTATTACAATGACTTACGGTTACATGAGAAACTATGAGGACCGTGTGAGGAAAGCGGTGAATACGCCGGGGATTAACAATAATTACGCGCTCTGGCAGGGCGGTATGGAGCCGAATATTCCTGTCGGAACAAAGAAAGGCGTTGAGGAGGGGATGAAGAAGGCCGTGGCAGGCGCTGTAAGGGAGCAGAAAGAGGGAGCAAGCGGAAAGTGGGTCGCTCACTGGAAGATGGTCCATATCGTGAGGCCTGTATGGGAAAAGGTCGGCGAGGCCAACCAGATGGGAAGGAAATTCCTGCCCCTTACCTACACGGACGAGGACGCGGACGGTCTCACGCTGCTTGAGCCGGCGCCGAGGACTGTGCGCGGCGCGAGGAATCTCCTGAGCGTGGGTCTTCAGTACGGAAACGCGTTCGGACAGGGTTTTCAGGCGGCGGCTCTGAAGCCCGCGGATTTCTTCGGGAATGACGACATTCTCTATTTGATGGAGGACGCCGCTACCGGTGAAATAAGGCTCAGTATTCTCTGGGAATGGATACACAAAGAAGCGATACTCAACGAAAACGATAAAGAAACTGGAGTCAAGGCGGGCGATATCTTTACGGTGGATCTTTTCGAGAAGCTTCTCGCCGAGGAATACGACAAACTCCTCAAGGCGAAAGATAAGGACGTTCATGACGATTCCAAGCCGACTACACTCCCCATAGCGCGGGAGATAGTAGAGACTTATGTGCTGGACGATGCGAAGACTCCATGGTACATCGATTTACTTAACATTAATTTAAACAATCATGACCTATCTACGGCGAAAATAAGGATCAGGCAGTACATGGACGCGTTCAAGAAGGACGGGACCAGGATTACCGAAAATCTGGACTTTCTGCCGGACGCGCGTCTTGATAATTTCCTTGAGGACGAGCTCGTATCGTTTGAGAGGGAAGTTCAGGAAACAAAGGATTGGTTTGCAACCTCCAGGTTCAAGGGGATAAGAAGGCTCTACTCCGCGCGTCAGGTTGTACAGCAGCGGGGCACCCTTGAAACCGATTATACGGTGGCCAGAAGGTACTCGGAGGAATTTTATAACCGCCTGAGAGAACTGTACTCCAGGGGCGAGCAGATTACGAGTTTCGGGCCTTATTCTCCGGGGCAGGTAGTTGCGATGAAGCGTATAGGGATAGAGGGTATTTATCTGGGCGGATGGGCGACTTCCGCCAAGGGCTCGACCGACGAAGACCCGGGCTCGGACCTTGCCAGTTATCCACTCAGTCAGGTGCCCGATGAAGCCGCCG
This is a stretch of genomic DNA from Deltaproteobacteria bacterium. It encodes these proteins:
- a CDS encoding isocitrate lyase/phosphoenolpyruvate mutase family protein, producing the protein MSTVHNLPKGSLKSVSAPRSLQIRNDLESEYSDIYTPQVLDALKALSVFNKDQKMLMEKRYARRAQRFRNKERIRFLNPEDFIPRTNIKVQDARDGKFVGSDISHDLERQWIQGTGPAAKPNTSIEKSIRNVAYALLSGADGWMFDGEDALGQINTMSLDNQRNLKLAINKDPVFMDTAERISRDMNEWAQGFFGRDIITDWRKQLDFTTKIFRARGLHLDDRHIRDENGIALSASIVDVVLYIVNNYRELQSAGSSIVLYLPKIQTAEEAAFWNELLTALEDHLDIPVGSIKVYVLIEQLEATFQLMEIRAALGRHFVGFNTGRWDYINSVSDAMAWDATFINPNIESITMTYGYMRNYEDRVRKAVNTPGINNNYALWQGGMEPNIPVGTKKGVEEGMKKAVAGAVREQKEGASGKWVAHWKMVHIVRPVWEKVGEANQMGRKFLPLTYTDEDADGLTLLEPAPRTVRGARNLLSVGLQYGNAFGQGFQAAALKPADFFGNDDILYLMEDAATGEIRLSILWEWIHKEAILNENDKETGVKAGDIFTVDLFEKLLAEEYDKLLKAKDKDVHDDSKPTTLPIAREIVETYVLDDAKTPWYIDLLNINLNNHDLSTAKIRIRQYMDAFKKDGTRITENLDFLPDARLDNFLEDELVSFEREVQETKDWFATSRFKGIRRLYSARQVVQQRGTLETDYTVARRYSEEFYNRLRELYSRGEQITSFGPYSPGQVVAMKRIGIEGIYLGGWATSAKGSTDEDPGSDLASYPLSQVPDEAAVLVRALLTADKNQKFFRSRMSDKERKATPRVDYRPFIIADADTGHGGDAHVRNLIRRFVEAGVTGYHIEDQKPGTKKCGHQGGKVLVPVDEQVKRLNAARFQLDIMKVAGIIVARTDAEAATLLDGRGDERDHPFILGATNTDVPGYKNCYLAILKRFFDKGITDVNGFMLYQISNEEYEEAYEWFDKVGLTSIIDKSIQALKEGKERSITKPLDNAATKFVETWEVESGLMTYAQAVADEMEFQIEEGRSLDMTIEKWFNFAKRSSFHHAREKARSMGIEAEWDCELSRTPEGYYQVKGGIEYAIAKSLAVAPYADLIWMETKTADYEEAKEFAEAIHAVYPDKMLAYNLSPSFNWDTTGMSEEEMREFPKEIGKLGFVFNFITYGGHQIDGLAAEEFATALRQDGMLALARLQRKFRLLDSPYRTPQSLVGGPRLDGALSASSGRTATTKAMGKGSTQVQHLVETEVPPRLLENWLELWSEHYGIPGHFSVKLKPHTSGSELLELMVIDDLDNKVADVIFSTIHDRWGSNFISVRDQNTYDLKLRQKRLMALIHLFLIHRYKAVSVHYVSPTEDNQKQAEGMKSLGIYDEVNTEIGHIIVARINMERVKELLSSDLVELKKFIAKKSKGKASRKKTK